The genomic interval TGAACCCCAAAATCGGGTCATTCTCGATCCCACCTGCATCCCTGTGCTCCTTCGAGATCATAAGTGTCATGGGTTGGGTTTTCGTCTACAACAATTTCATTGCTCCAGCTTCGAAGAAGTACTTAGGAAACGGAACTGGACTTTCCCAGCTGCAGCGCATGGGAATTGGCCGTTTCCTACTGGTCCTGGCTATGTTAACAGCTGCTTGCAATGAGAGCAGGAGATTAGCGAGTGCCAAAGCTGGTGAAACCTTGAGCATCCTGTGGCAACTCCCACAGTTCTTCGTCCTGGCCAGCTCGGAAGTCTTCAATAACATCACACAACTAGAGTTCTTCTTCGCTCAGGCACCTGACAGGATGAAGAGCATCTGCACAGCAATGGTTCTGTTCTCAATGTCTCTAGGCAATTACTTGAATTCCTTCATCATCACAGTTATAGCCAAGGTAACATCGGGCGAGGGAGAGCTGGGCTGGATCCCAGACGATCTAAACAAAGGCCATCTGGATTACTATTTCTTGGCACTGGCAGGCTTATCGGTAGTGAACTTTTTTGCGTATCAATCTTTGGCAGGGAGCTATACTTTGAAGAAAGTCATTTCGGAGAGTTAAAAGAGGGTTTGTAACGATGTTGTGTGGAAAAAATTATGCTCGTCTCAGATGTTTTTTTCAAAAAAGTTTTTCATTGTAAAACTTTGCCTTACAAATGGCTGGTGAGCAGCCGTTTTGGACGGATTTAAAGGGAAGGTCATCAAGATGCATTTTTCTATCGATTTGTAGAAAAagacaaaatttataaaaattcaattggTCGAAACAGATGAGTTATTAGATGCGAAGGGACGATGGCGGCCATCCCTTGCCTTCCCGCCGCTGCGCTGCTCCCTCTGACCTCCATACGGCCTACCAAGTTCCTCCTCTGCCGCcgccgcctccgcctccgcctcctcCGCTCCCCGTTGTTTTCTTCAGCATCTTCGAGTGGGATCCCAGTGACCTGTTCGCGGCCCGAACCATCTCTAGAGGTCGTGTACAATGTGCGGGTCGAGCGAGACTTGTCGCCGGAGAGGATGGCGGAGCTAGGCGTCGACAGATGGGCGGTGTGGAAGTCCGGCGCGCGGTCCCGCCTCCCCTGGGAATGGAACGTGGACCAGCAGGTGTACGTCGTCAGCGGCGAGGTCCGGGTGGTTCCCGAGGGTGCCAAGTCCGGCGAGCGATACATGAAATTTGTCGCCGGCGATCTTGTTCATTACCCCAAGTGGTTTGGGGCCGACCTTCTCTTCGACGGCCCCTACGAGGAGCGTTACCGCTTCCTCGCCCCCGGCGACGATTGAACCAATTCCAAACCCTAGATTTTTTGAGGCAACTTTTGGAAATGGAGAACTTGAAGGGCctgttcgaaaaataaaaaatcttttgcCAGCTTTAATAATAGATGTTAGTTCCATGTAAACTCATCAATAATGAATGCTTGTCGcacatttttttctctctttattgTAGTATCtgatgataataaaaataataattttaaattgataAAAGTTCAAATTCATAATATCCATTTGTAAGAtttaataaaactaaatcaaatgtGATAAGGCAACCCTTAAACGGCCGAATTCTCATATCAAATTTGATAAGGCAGGCAACAACGGTCGAAATTTCAAATTCATCCCTCTCCTCTCCTCAGGCCTATATATATATCCTTCCCTTAACCGATGCTCCCTTCTCCAAGGCCAGGTTGGTCAAAACCCTAATCGAGAACACAGCGATCGCAGCAGAGGAGAGAAGAAAAGGAAGCCATGGATTTCCATAGCATGCCCAGGCGACAGCTTCAAGCACTATGCAAGCAGAACCGCGTCCCCGCCAACATCACCAACGTCGCCATGGCCGACGCCCTCCATGCTCTCCATGTAGTAAGATATCTTCTATCGCCTATATTCTTTGCCTCGTCTTTATAGCGTAAATCAATTCGTTTGATTTGAAACATCAGGCTGGATCGTTGGAGAACGCCCAAGAAGCGCTTCAGGATCTGACTCCCCATGTGCCCTCTTCGCGCAAGGCTGCCTCACGCCGACGACTGCATGCGGAATCGATGACTCTTGATTCAATAGAGACCAGGGAGCAACCCGCTAGCCCCCTTCCTCGGGCTCGTCGTGTGACTGTAAAGGCCTCAGAGATCTGGCGATTGGgtgttgaaggagaagaagatgaaatcgaggaggagaagaaagaaacCGTCATTGAGGCCACGCCGTTAACGGTTACGAAGTGCAGCTCCATGAAGCCGCCAACGAGGAGGCTAAAAAAGGACGTTGAGGCTAAGGAAGAAGAGCCCACGGATGCAATGAAAACTCCGGCCTCCCTAACTGGCAGGCGGATGGCGACTAGGAAGGTGGCTATAACCCCAGTAGCGGTGGATCAAGAGGACGGAGACACAGTCGTTTCAGCTAGGGTTACAGCTCGCCGTAATAAGATTACGAGGCAGTCTACTAGGGCAGCGACAGAAGATAGTGCCACGTCCACCGTGAGGAGGAGTGCAAGGATTAGGGCTAAGACGGGGGAATCTGCTGTCAAGATCGGATCTTCGTTCCTAGAAGTAGAACTGGAACAAGGTGGAGAAGATGAAACGACTTTGGGCAATTACTTCCTCTGTTTTCAAGGCTTTATCTTTAATCTAATTACATACCTTCTGTGTCGATTATAGGCATGGAGATCAGAAATGCTCCGATAGAGGAAGTAAAAAATGGTGAAAAAGATTGTGATTTGGTGGCCGTTGACACTGTTGTTCCACAGCGTTCTCTGGAAGAAGCTGCAATAACTCCGAAAGATAAAGAATTTGCTGCCGTATCTGTAGGCTCAGATCAAAAGCAACTGGACAAAGGTGAAAATGAAGGATCATTTTGGGTCTATTCCTCTATAAATTTTGcgtctttttttttaaagaatcttAGAGCTTCATCCTGGATTTCTCTACAGAGGAAGTTGATAATCACTGTGAAAAAGATTGTAATTTTGTGGCAGTTGGTGCTAATATTCTGATCAATAATCTTGAAGAGAATGGGAAAACACCAGATGCCGAGTCTACTATTATCGAAAAGGAAGTGATGGATGTGGCTACAAAAGAAGTTGGTGAAGCTGCTGAAATGGCTCCAAAAGCGGAGGAATTTGATGATGCGAAAGAGTTGGGAAGTGTGGCACAACATCATGAAGGTAAATGGTACTCTATTAAGTCTTGTTTCTGCACGATTCCATTTAGTTTTTGACGAGTGATGAAGAAGAGGAACTGATGGATATGAATACAGAAGTTGATGAAATAGCTCCAGAAGTTGAAGGATTTGCTGATGAGGAGTTGGGAAGTGTAGTCCAACATCATGAAGGTAAACGAGGACTCTATTAATCCTTTTATCTTCACGTTTCCATTGTTGTTAGCCACTGAATCGTGGTAATCTACGTGCGTTTTAGGTGTTAAAATCAAAGATAACTTTGATGGAAATGAAGATGAAGTCTGCATTGATAGAGATCGAATTGTGGAGAGTGGAGCAAATGATGCTAATGAAGAAGAGGTGATCCAAGAAACTGAAGCATCCATTGGAGAACTAGTGCCTGAGACCGATTGTGAATTCAAAGCTTCGCCTGTCCAAGGGATCATAATTTCTTTAGAGAACCTAGTGATAACGAAAGATGATGTAGCTGAACATACCgaggaagaagaggatgatgaaATCAAATGTGCTACAGATGAAAAGGGCAAGTCTGAAGAGATTGACCGTGACGATGAGATTCCTGGTGTAGCAGTAAATTCCATCATCCAGAATCAGGTTCCTTCAATTCCTGATTCTGACAATGAGGTAAAAGTAATCGACTCTGATTCGCAAGATGAGGTTTCTGCTATTCCTGCCGTCAATGCTGGTCGCGACGATGAGATGCTGGAAGAAGTAAAAGAATCTGATGAAATCTCAGCCAAAGTTGAAGAATCCCCTGCTAAGCCAACAGGTGAAGCCATTGacacaattgaatttcaattTTCTGTCGCAGACAAAGAGAATGGCATTTATTCTGCTGAGTTGAACACACAAGTGGTGGTAAATGATAATAAGGAGCAAAATGTGCTAGAAAACTTGAGCCTCAGAAAGCTGAAGAAGGTGTACAAGGAGAAGATAATAAGCAATGTCAGCGAGGTATTGCTAGAATCCGATTGTTTTTTGTTGTATGCTTATAATTTCAGCCTTGAGATTAATCATAATAAGAATCCTCATGTTTTTGTTGATCAGGTGGAAACAAAGAGACAAGATGTCAATCACAACGTTGTCTAATGAAGGCCAAGCTGTTGATGATGATAGGAGAGCTGAGACAAGTTCAAGAACAACGTTTTTGtcttttatctttttattttgctAAGAAACCGTGGTTCCTTCAGCACTTAAATTTTTTATCATTTGGAAGTGCAATTTTTGTGTgcttcttttcttttgtcttgATTGAAAGAAGTGCTAAATGACGAAGCACTCAATCTCTGTTATTGAGAAATGATATTGGTGTAGTTGTTCTTCGCCTTGGTTACCATAGAGCTATTCAAAACAATATAAACTTCCTACAATATAGAATAAAGCATGTTTTTCCAGCACAAGGATCAAAATGCATTGAATGCCAAAACAAGTCAAACATACTTCGTTTTTCAGTGGTTTTTCTGTCCTATTTTTCGTTTATTGTTTCTGATGCTGAGTCAGTTCTATAGATACTGCGCCTGGATTCTTTCTCTGTTCTCCTCCCACCAAAGCTTCGCATTAACCTCCGCAAATCTTTCTCGACTGCACAAACAACGTGTTAGAATTGGCTGTTATGGTTGCATTCTGTTTTGTGGATCCATTTCCATTACCTGAATCGTACACGCCGGAGATCTCGAGTGCCGTCGGCGAGCTCGCGGATGGTAATGAACACTCCTGGTTCGTCTTCCTCCACCCACTCTGTTATCTCCATATCACTGGCGTTGCTGATGGAAATGGAAGCTTCGTCCCTGGACGAGGTGGTGGTCCTTGACGCGTCCACCGAGGAGGTCTCTGCCCTGACACCGGAAACTCCTGCTCCGTAGTGGAGGTGGTGGGGGAAAAATTGCTCGGATGGATCCGGCACGAACGGATAACACACCCCTTTCCCGGCGGTGGACGTCAAAGGCGGCCGGTTTGTATGTCTGATGGCGCTGCGGTAATCTTTGCCGGCTGAGCTTTCCCGTATCGAGCCCACCCTCGAGTAGAATGACTCTCTCTGAAATATTCAGCACTTCGATTTGGAATGCAATTAAGATTCAGTAAGGAAACAAGGGATTGTTCAAACCTCGCTGCCGTCGTCGGATCTTGGTGGTGGAGACAGAGCTTGGCGGTTGAATCTTTGGACGTTGTAGAGCTCCATGATCCTGTCGTAGTTCTCTCCCCACCACCTCTGTGCTTGCCACTTGTTGAACATTTCCCGGCTACACAAACAATTCGCCATTGCTTCAGAGCTGAGAACGCAATCCAGTGATCAGAAGTTATAGTGAGGTTATGGAACCCCCCGAACCTGAATCGTATGCGCCTGAGATCATTGCCGGCGCCGCCAGGGAGCGACACGAAGGTTATGTGCACCCCCGGTTCGACCTGCGCCACCCACTCCTTGGGCCGCCCCTCGTCCTCCAGCACCACGTTCCCCAGCGCCGCCGCGACTGCATCGGCACCGCCGCTGCCGGTCCACCTTGCGCTGCTCCTCGCCTCCTCATAACTCACGTCCCACGCTTTCGCACTAGCTGGCCGAAGGGGACGTCGGTGGTGGCTCCGCGCGACAGCAATCATCTCGCCGTCGTCGAAGTAGTGGTGCGGGTGGAAGCTCTTGCTCCGGAACGACGAGCTCCCTCCTCCGCCTTTGCACTGGCGAGAAGAGCCAGAAACCTTCAACACCATGTCCTTTATCTGTAGACGAAGATCAAACTCACGATTCAATTCATAATCAAGCTGTTAATGCTCTGTTTCATGAATGAACATTGCTGTTAACAGCGGAGGACCACCACAGAGTGCTCCTGTTGCTTCACTTTATTCCTATCCCCATTGTTACCGCCAAGGGATCTCTTTCCCCATAGAACTCCTCTCCTTTTTAAAAAGACCAGATCGAGGCCTCCGCcatcatctctctctctctcttctctctttctctCGAGCTGTGGCATGGAGAGAAAGTGAGATGGGACCTTGCCTTCGTCCTCTACCTTGACCAAGCTTTATCCAATTTCGAACTGCACCTCGCAGTCCACAAGCTTGTCATGCTTGCACTGTTCTGCTTTGACAGCCTTGGTTCATTGATCGCATGGTCATTGTCACTTTTGCAGCAACTCTGTTCACCCTCTCTCACTGTCTCACACACGCCCTGTGGCTTTTCATTTGGTTCGAATTTGGTTTTAAAACTGAAATTTAGCGTATGAAGAAAGGAATTGAAGGTGACCTGAGAGGTGAGGCTTTTGCTGGCCTCTTTGTTGCCGGCTGAGTTGGTCACCGCATCCTCTCCGCCGTCGTCCAGGCCGTGCTTGGAGCAAGCGATGCACGCCAACATCTCGTCTTCGCCTAGCTTCTCGATCACCTGAAAACTAAACTTTGGTCACAAAGGAGGGAGAGTCGCTCTTGCCACTGCATGTCAAAGCCCACGCGCCCCATTTAATGGTGACGCAGTGCACGCACCGCTCGGGCTTTGCCAGGATTTAATGATCACTCGGAGAAGACGACGACGGCAAAGGAGAAGCTTGTGATAGGAACAGTGCAAAACAGGGGAGGCAGGATTAATGATGCACGCACGCGTTGTCCGAAGAGATGCTAAGTAGACTGGAGGAAGCAAGCTACGCACCACGCAGAGCAGAGCCAGGCTTTTGCTCCTCTGccccctctctctctcactctctcaTTGCTCACATAGTCACACGCCATGGATGGAAGATTAAGCTTGATCAGAAGAAGTATGGCAGACAACAAGACAACAAGGCGACAACAAGGCGGCGCAATTAAGATCCGTCACTTGTTTGGTCGGCATCAGAAGAAGCCAAAAAGAAGTGCGGAAAAAAACAGAGTAGCCGAAATTGAAACTGGAAAATCTCACCTAAATCTCGATTCGTTCACTGCTGAATGAAACGCCTGCAGCACTTATTCTTGAGGAAGAGGAAGGTGATGGATTAAGAGTAAATGCGCCGGCGGCGTGCGTGCTGAGCTCGAAGCGGAAATGGAGCTGTTGGTCATGTCTGCGTATTTTAAGGCATGCAACTTCATCTTTTCCGTCGTCCAACGTTTACCCGCACATTTCACTCTTTACCCCTCATAACTTTGAAACTATAATTCTACCCCTTAAACTCTtcatatcattaaaaaaaaatttacttataCTTTAATCGAGTAGGATTCTTTTTGAGCTTTGGTACTGCTCTTCCTGCTTTTACAATCAACGAATGCAATTAATCAAATCCAGAGCTAATTGAAATTTCGAAAATATTAAACTTTTCTTGTTTGAAGAAAAAAGAGACAGAAGAAAATAAAGAAGGAAAGTGAAAGGAAGGAAAAGTAATTAAAGAGAGGTGAGGCAAATGGGAGTTGCAGTAAACAAAGTTACAAGCACAGCGCATTAGAAAAGGCAGGCTTTGTTCTTCATTGGCGATGCTGTAAAGATACAGGCTTTCGTTAAAgcacttcttcatcttcttccattccttcttattcttattcttcttcttccattccaAGAAAGGAATAGCTCATTGCCCCCGCAAAACTTTAGCTTTTTTTTCTTCTACCTCCTTTTTTTACTCGTTAAGTAAAGTACCATTGGTCGGGTTAATTATGGTAGAAGAATGGGCATTGAtaaatttgaaatataatttatgtaaaaacgtttatttattttattcactgTCCCTGTATTTGGGGATATCGTTGAAATTTTGTCTTCAATATTTTCTTAGATTAAAGGTGAAGGATGTGTACCAGCCATCATCCGCCACGCGTCGGTACCTTCGCCGTCCGTTTCCCTTAGTCCTCACTCACCCCGCCGCTTCCGCTCCTTCCTCGCCTCGCTACGGTTCACGCGGCGCGCGCCGCCTCACTTCTCCTGCCACGCGGCTGCGAATCCTTTCTATATATACACCGCCGTTTTCCGATCAAGTGATCTCGCCGCTCCGGTGCTCCGCCTTCGTCCGTCGCCTGGTTATGGAGCCTTCCACCTCGTCCCTCCTCGCTCTTCGCGACCAGTCCTTGCGAGAGTCCGTTGCTCCACTCCCATGCCACTACGTCGATGGCTAATAACCCCAAACCAATGCCTTCCCGCATCCGCAATCTCCCGCCCGCGATCGTCGCCGTTCTCCGTCACATCGGCTGATTCGATCCGCCCGGGCGACAAGGtaatgaatttttagaagaaaaaaGGAGAATGATCGAGCCTTGGTCATCGGTTCATTTTGTAGATTAGAAaagggtttaaaaaaaaaaaaatcctttctctattttcatttcttttcctcTAGGAATGGGACTCGTTGACCTCCAAGTTCGCAGAAGCTGCGAACACCCCCTTGCTCCTCCTCCAACTCCCCCAGATCGTCCTTAATGCACGCAATCTTCTCTCAGGCAACAAATGCCGCCCTTTTTTCCGTTCCTTGGCTGGTAGACGCTCTGTCTCTTTGGAGAAAAACGATTTGTTTTGCCTGAACTACCATAGAGATTGGAATTGGTTGTTGTAGGGTATGCATCTAATCATTGAATGCCAGCACAGTAGTTGGTGATCGATAATCCTCATTCCTATGCATCTAATCATTGATTGATAGCACATGTTATGTGGTCTACTTTTGTTCCATCTTTCCCTGACAGCATCCTTCCTGGAGTCATCTCCTTCATTCTGACTGCTACAACTGTTACTTGACTCACTTTGGTAAGCTATGCTccttaatgaattttttttttcttctgaacATGTTGATGCTCCGGAGATAGCCTTCCAATTAAAATTTGAGTTTCATGATCTTATGCTTAGCCAACCGATGGGAAAATGAATTTGTTTAGTGACCGAAATAAAGAAGTTATCCACTTTCATAATTGGATTTGGGCACAAAATAATGTCTTCTAATTAACCAGAATGTCAAAAGTATCAagtagtttcttttttcctgatTAAGGGAAATTTGAAATGAGGCCAAGTGAGAATCTCTGACTAAAATATATCAACTGGGGAGAAGTAGACGAGCAAATGTTGGATGAAGTAGGTTTAGGTAGAGTAATCTGTTCAATGTTCAGTGGTGGGGTATGAACTATGTAGCTGATGCCAAATAGATAGGACTTGAGGTTCACTGCTGCTGCCTGCTACATTTTGTTCAATTGTTCTCAAAGTCCATCCTTGTTTAAGTTCAGACCACCATGATCAAAATTAATAGAGTTTTGGATGGTCTAGGTGAAACAAATAATTCTCCAAGTGGTTGGACCAACATACTATATCCACTACATTACCATAAAACCCCAAAAATCAAGTCAGATTTCACTAGTTCTCTAGGTGTACCTTCGTAATTGGACTATCTTTTAGGATTTTGGCTGATGAGGATTTTCAAATCAATATTGACATCCAATCTAGAATAAGGTTTTTTCCctacatgatttattttctgaACAATATCAGAATAATTAATATCAATCTGGTTTTCTTTTGTTGAAAATTTAAATGGGAGTTCTTTGGTATCAATTCACTAGCCTAGGTGAAAAAACTAACCTATTAACTTACGAGGCACAACCATTGATCCAAAATGCTTAAGCCTAGGTTCTTTGTGTTCCACTCATCTAAGCTTATGAATTCATTATTAATCCATAATTCTCCATATAAGTCTAATCTAGGATATCATAGTCTCCCCACTGAAGTCTTAATGTTCTCATCAAGACCAAAGTTCTAACTCATAGCCTATAACCAGCATTTGGAGGAGTAATGGTGGATCCGGGATTACATAGGCAACCATTTTTAATACCCCAACATCTGTAAGATTAGGTTCTCTCTCATAACAGTTATCATGACTCACCTGAATGTGAGTATTGGTCCATTTACTAGTCTGGCTTCACTCTTGGTCTAAAATGCTTATGCCTAAGTTAATAGTAGACTcatctaagcttataaactttTTATTATTCCATAATTCTCTATGTAGGGATAAACTAGGATGCCATATATAACAAATACCTGAATTCATGTGGAACAAGAATAGACTATGTGCAATGTTTATTCAACAACTGGTTAACAACGGGAATAAAAGTCTTGAGATGGAAGGCACCTAGCAATATTAAAAAGTGACTGAGAAAAGAAAGATGCTAGTTCATCCAtattattttgttttaatttgtttCTCAGTTGTGACTATGTTAACCTGATGTTATGGTTCAGTAAAAAATATAGGAAATTCACTAAATTACAAAAATATGTCTAAAATATCAGGAGCTTGCTAAAGAAGAATGGCATGCCTGTTGCTATTGCCTGGTATTGCTATCACTCTAATTTTTCCCAGGCATTAATATACTCATCCTAATGCTTTCAATCTTCCACTTTATTTTACTGATGAACCCTGTAAATATCTTGTTCTGTACTGATTCCTCCATTCTCTTGTTTTTTTACAATAGGCTTTATTCATTAGTTGGACCTGAAATCATAAGACAGTGAAAGTATATTTCTTATTTTTGCCTTACATTTTACGCAACTTTCTtgtttttaaacatttatttttcatTCATATTATTCCTACAGACATTCTTCCATCTTGGTTTAAAGGTATATGTATAGGCTTTAAAGGTACATATAGGCACGGATTGGCAAACTTTCTGACAAAGTGACAAGGATTGTAGGTTCACTGTCTGGATGGACTGAAACCCTCCTTTTCATGTGGATGCCAGTTTCACAGATggtaataataatttaacttagtTCTTTATATGTCTTTCTCCGATTATTTTGACCATTGTGCTTGTAGATGATTTGTTTGTTCTACAGTGAACGAAGAAGTACTTTGTTTGTTATTTATGATTTCACGTGATCAATTTATCTTCAAGTGCTATTGCTGAAAAGGTCTTTTGAGCTTGGTAATTGTCTGAATTGTAGGTTCACTGGTTCAGCTTGAGCATCATTTCATCAGGGCCGGGGAAACCTATTCTGCTTGCATAGGTAAGCTTCCATTCTGTTGCGCTGTTATCGTGCGACGGTTCTAAATTGTATCATTATCATTAACTTTAACCTTCTGGGCTGTTCTAGTCTCAATACCATCAGCAAGGAGTTTTTCTTTGGAGCAACCATTGGATTGCTTCTTTGTATAGGTATCAATGGTTTGTCCTTTCTGAACATGTCTTCTGATCATTTGATTGTGTCTTGTGCAAGCATTTCTTTTGTGAGTGGTGATGATACTTTGGAGAGATTCAGTGGCCTATGGATACCCTTTAAGATCCATGAAAGAGCTTATTTTTTGGACCATGACAAAGTGATGACTGTATGTCCATAATAAAAAGTTTAACCTACTTTGATAGATTTATTATGAAATTTTAAGAATAATAAATCTATCACGTTTTTTTTCTTAATAAATTTGCCCATAATAACCTATTTAAGGGACTTGTTTGCTGTAAGTATATATAAAAAATGACAACTAAATGCACAAATATTGTGAATCGTGAGATAGATAAATTGATTAGACAATGCGTTAATAAATCTTGGTGGAAAATAAATGTCATAAtagatttattttagaatttataaaaataaaatattaattctaattttcaaatctattttttattttttatattaaaaaacaaatttaattttttaatatttagtcCATTGTCTTGGTTTCAATAAGCCAGTTGGGCGACATAGCTGCTGAGGGCCTGAGGCTTTTCAAGCCAGCCAAATTGGGtacaaactaaaaaaaaaaaaaaaaaaaaaaaacccatcGGGTACATTGTAAAGAAATATTTATGGGGCCATCAAGCAGTCTCCCTAAACAAGTGGTAGGCACTTCTATAATTAAtgcattttaaaatataattttaatgtttttaaatttatttttgcccTTTTTAAAGGTAAAAAAGGAGGTTATAAATAACTtgagattatttaaaattatttaattaatctaaaccgaatttaaaattaatttcagtttaagttaaacttgatttatttaaatattattgtttgagttttttttttatatttgtaatGTTGTTTGGATGGTTAATAAGTTGACTGTTATAAATTTGTTTATGAtggataaatttaatattattcatTAAAagctataatttttatattatattaataagctgaatataaatttatttaaaataaataatttaaatttatttatttagttggaCTTAAAGGGTGATAAATAAGTTTTTACCGAGCCAATATAATAAGATTTATTAAACTCTTAATTATTGACATAGTTGACTGGTCGT from Zingiber officinale cultivar Zhangliang chromosome 6B, Zo_v1.1, whole genome shotgun sequence carries:
- the LOC121991424 gene encoding uncharacterized protein LOC121991424; the protein is MAAIPCLPAAALLPLTSIRPTKFLLCRRRLRLRLLRSPLFSSASSSGIPVTCSRPEPSLEVVYNVRVERDLSPERMAELGVDRWAVWKSGARSRLPWEWNVDQQVYVVSGEVRVVPEGAKSGERYMKFVAGDLVHYPKWFGADLLFDGPYEERYRFLAPGDD
- the LOC121989116 gene encoding uncharacterized protein LOC121989116 isoform X4; the protein is MDFHSMPRRQLQALCKQNRVPANITNVAMADALHALHVAGSLENAQEALQDLTPHVPSSRKAASRRRLHAESMTLDSIETREQPASPLPRARRVTVKASEIWRLGVEGEEDEIEEEKKETVIEATPLTVTKCSSMKPPTRRLKKDVEAKEEEPTDAMKTPASLTGRRMATRKVAITPVAVDQEDGDTVVSARVTARRNKITRQSTRAATEDSATSTVRRSARIRAKTGESAVKIGSSFLEVELEQGMEIRNAPIEEVKNGEKDCDLVAVDTVVPQRSLEEAAITPKDKEFAAVSVGSDQKQLDKVGANILINNLEENGKTPDAESTIIEKEVMDVATKEVGEAAEMAPKAEEFDDAKELGSVAQHHEEVDEIAPEVEGFADEELGSVVQHHEGVKIKDNFDGNEDEVCIDRDRIVESGANDANEEEVIQETEASIGELVPETDCEFKASPVQGIIISLENLVITKDDVAEHTEEEEDDEIKCATDEKGKSEEIDRDDEIPGVAVNSIIQNQVPSIPDSDNEVKVIDSDSQDEVSAIPAVNAGRDDEMLEEVKESDEISAKVEESPAKPTGEAIDTIEFQFSVADKENGIYSAELNTQVVVNDNKEQNVLENLSLRKLKKVYKEKIISNVSEVETKRQDVNHNVV
- the LOC121989116 gene encoding uncharacterized protein LOC121989116 isoform X3 — protein: MDFHSMPRRQLQALCKQNRVPANITNVAMADALHALHVAGSLENAQEALQDLTPHVPSSRKAASRRRLHAESMTLDSIETREQPASPLPRARRVTVKASEIWRLGVEGEEDEIEEEKKETVIEATPLTVTKCSSMKPPTRRLKKDVEAKEEEPTDAMKTPASLTGRRMATRKVAITPVAVDQEDGDTVVSARVTARRNKITRQSTRAATEDSATSTVRRSARIRAKTGESAVKIGSSFLEVELEQGMEIRNAPIEEVKNGEKDCDLVAVDTVVPQRSLEEAAITPKDKEFAAVSVGSDQKQLDKEEVDNHCEKDCNFVAVGANILINNLEENGKTPDAESTIIEKEVMDVATKEVGEAAEMAPKAEEFDDAKELGSVAQHHEVDEIAPEVEGFADEELGSVVQHHEGVKIKDNFDGNEDEVCIDRDRIVESGANDANEEEVIQETEASIGELVPETDCEFKASPVQGIIISLENLVITKDDVAEHTEEEEDDEIKCATDEKGKSEEIDRDDEIPGVAVNSIIQNQVPSIPDSDNEVKVIDSDSQDEVSAIPAVNAGRDDEMLEEVKESDEISAKVEESPAKPTGEAIDTIEFQFSVADKENGIYSAELNTQVVVNDNKEQNVLENLSLRKLKKVYKEKIISNVSEVETKRQDVNHNVV
- the LOC121989116 gene encoding uncharacterized protein LOC121989116 isoform X2, whose product is MDFHSMPRRQLQALCKQNRVPANITNVAMADALHALHAGSLENAQEALQDLTPHVPSSRKAASRRRLHAESMTLDSIETREQPASPLPRARRVTVKASEIWRLGVEGEEDEIEEEKKETVIEATPLTVTKCSSMKPPTRRLKKDVEAKEEEPTDAMKTPASLTGRRMATRKVAITPVAVDQEDGDTVVSARVTARRNKITRQSTRAATEDSATSTVRRSARIRAKTGESAVKIGSSFLEVELEQGMEIRNAPIEEVKNGEKDCDLVAVDTVVPQRSLEEAAITPKDKEFAAVSVGSDQKQLDKEEVDNHCEKDCNFVAVGANILINNLEENGKTPDAESTIIEKEVMDVATKEVGEAAEMAPKAEEFDDAKELGSVAQHHEEVDEIAPEVEGFADEELGSVVQHHEGVKIKDNFDGNEDEVCIDRDRIVESGANDANEEEVIQETEASIGELVPETDCEFKASPVQGIIISLENLVITKDDVAEHTEEEEDDEIKCATDEKGKSEEIDRDDEIPGVAVNSIIQNQVPSIPDSDNEVKVIDSDSQDEVSAIPAVNAGRDDEMLEEVKESDEISAKVEESPAKPTGEAIDTIEFQFSVADKENGIYSAELNTQVVVNDNKEQNVLENLSLRKLKKVYKEKIISNVSEVETKRQDVNHNVV
- the LOC121989116 gene encoding uncharacterized protein LOC121989116 isoform X1, with amino-acid sequence MDFHSMPRRQLQALCKQNRVPANITNVAMADALHALHVAGSLENAQEALQDLTPHVPSSRKAASRRRLHAESMTLDSIETREQPASPLPRARRVTVKASEIWRLGVEGEEDEIEEEKKETVIEATPLTVTKCSSMKPPTRRLKKDVEAKEEEPTDAMKTPASLTGRRMATRKVAITPVAVDQEDGDTVVSARVTARRNKITRQSTRAATEDSATSTVRRSARIRAKTGESAVKIGSSFLEVELEQGMEIRNAPIEEVKNGEKDCDLVAVDTVVPQRSLEEAAITPKDKEFAAVSVGSDQKQLDKEEVDNHCEKDCNFVAVGANILINNLEENGKTPDAESTIIEKEVMDVATKEVGEAAEMAPKAEEFDDAKELGSVAQHHEEVDEIAPEVEGFADEELGSVVQHHEGVKIKDNFDGNEDEVCIDRDRIVESGANDANEEEVIQETEASIGELVPETDCEFKASPVQGIIISLENLVITKDDVAEHTEEEEDDEIKCATDEKGKSEEIDRDDEIPGVAVNSIIQNQVPSIPDSDNEVKVIDSDSQDEVSAIPAVNAGRDDEMLEEVKESDEISAKVEESPAKPTGEAIDTIEFQFSVADKENGIYSAELNTQVVVNDNKEQNVLENLSLRKLKKVYKEKIISNVSEVETKRQDVNHNVV